In a single window of the Campylobacter fetus subsp. testudinum 03-427 genome:
- the leuB gene encoding 3-isopropylmalate dehydrogenase (Pfam match to PF00180.16 Iso_dh) produces MNRYNICVIKGDGIGPEIAEEAIKVLDSVSAKFGFELNYEYFLMGGAAVDVFGVPLPDETLESALKSDAVLFGAIGGSKWDNLPRDLRPESGLLKLRKSLGAYANLRPALIFDELINASTLKPEVLQNVDLLVVRELTGGLYFGEPRQKDTDRAFNTMVYTTQEIQRISKIAFEAAMKRDKKVCLVDKANVLETSQLWREVVSKVAKDYPEVSLEFMYVDNASMQLVRNPAQFDVILTENLFGDILSDEASMICGSIGLLPSASIGGKVGIYEPIHGSAPDIAGQGIANPIAMILSAAMMLKYALDKNEAANDIEKAVRAVLRDGYRTKDIAKFDAKEICTTSEIGSIISDYVKKI; encoded by the coding sequence ATGAATCGATATAATATTTGTGTTATAAAAGGTGACGGAATAGGTCCAGAGATAGCAGAAGAGGCTATAAAAGTACTTGATAGCGTTAGTGCGAAGTTTGGATTTGAGTTAAATTACGAATATTTTTTGATGGGCGGAGCGGCTGTAGATGTATTTGGCGTACCGCTTCCTGATGAGACTTTGGAGTCTGCTTTGAAAAGCGATGCAGTTCTTTTTGGAGCTATAGGTGGATCAAAATGGGATAATCTACCAAGAGACCTTCGTCCAGAAAGCGGACTTTTAAAGCTTAGAAAATCTCTTGGAGCGTACGCAAATTTGCGTCCGGCGCTTATATTTGACGAGCTGATAAATGCTTCTACTTTAAAACCAGAAGTCTTGCAAAATGTAGATCTGCTTGTAGTTCGTGAGCTTACAGGCGGTCTTTACTTCGGTGAGCCAAGACAAAAAGATACTGATAGAGCTTTTAACACTATGGTTTATACCACTCAAGAGATACAAAGAATATCTAAAATCGCTTTTGAAGCCGCTATGAAAAGAGATAAAAAAGTCTGTTTAGTAGATAAGGCTAATGTTTTAGAAACGTCTCAATTATGGAGAGAAGTAGTTTCTAAAGTAGCAAAAGACTATCCTGAAGTGAGCTTAGAGTTTATGTATGTGGATAACGCTTCAATGCAGTTAGTTAGAAATCCTGCGCAGTTTGATGTTATATTGACTGAGAATTTGTTTGGTGACATACTTAGTGATGAAGCAAGTATGATATGTGGTTCTATCGGTCTGCTTCCAAGTGCTTCTATAGGTGGAAAAGTAGGAATTTACGAGCCGATACACGGAAGCGCTCCTGATATCGCAGGACAAGGGATCGCAAATCCTATAGCTATGATACTTTCTGCTGCTATGATGCTTAAATATGCGTTAGATAAAAATGAAGCCGCAAACGATATAGAAAAGGCTGTAAGAGCTGTTTTAAGAGACGGATATAGAACAAAAGATATCGCTAAATTTGATGCTAAAGAGATCTGCACTACAAGTGAAATAGGCTCGATAATTAGTGATTATGTAAAAAAGATATGA
- the leuD gene encoding isopropylmalate isomerase, small subunit (Pfam match to PF00694.15 Aconitase_C): MSKVWKFKDNIDTDIIIAARYLNTSNPDELAKHIMEDADKDFYSKVTKGDIIVAGENFGCGSSREHAPLALKAAGISVIIAKSFARIFYRNSFNTGLLILECQKTDEINEGDELEVDFSGGIIKNLTQKTQYKFDPIPEFMQELVRSGGLINYAKKSLN, translated from the coding sequence ATGTCTAAAGTATGGAAATTTAAAGATAATATCGATACAGATATAATAATAGCCGCAAGATACTTAAATACTAGTAATCCAGATGAATTAGCCAAACATATAATGGAAGATGCGGATAAAGATTTTTACAGTAAAGTCACAAAAGGTGATATCATAGTAGCTGGAGAAAATTTTGGTTGTGGAAGTAGTCGTGAGCACGCTCCTTTGGCACTAAAAGCAGCTGGTATAAGTGTGATTATAGCGAAGTCTTTTGCGAGAATTTTTTATAGAAATAGCTTTAATACGGGACTTTTGATACTAGAGTGCCAAAAAACAGATGAGATAAACGAGGGCGATGAGTTGGAAGTTGATTTTAGCGGCGGAATTATAAAAAATTTAACCCAAAAAACGCAGTATAAATTTGATCCGATCCCTGAGTTTATGCAAGAGCTTGTTAGATCAGGCGGGCTTATCAATTATGCTAAAAAAAGTTTAAATTAA
- a CDS encoding transporter, LysE family (Pfam match to PF01810.14 LysE) produces the protein MDWLLFITTFWVISLLPGLNMTLALSLGMSVGYKKTLFMIAGATISLGIVAFVCAVSVGAVLAKFPIFFQIFTVICAVYLLYLSYKMFLGSKFNLDEKAKNISSKALFWQGFMSSVSNPKAWAFLTALFPLFVDSISPFGLRLYMMILVLMLIEITSFNIYALGGVAFKKLLKTKAYLIEKVSAVLIAIIAIMMIIERF, from the coding sequence ATGGACTGGCTACTTTTCATAACTACTTTTTGGGTGATCTCACTGCTTCCGGGGCTAAATATGACTTTGGCTCTTAGCCTTGGTATGAGTGTCGGCTATAAAAAAACGCTTTTTATGATAGCTGGAGCTACGATAAGCCTTGGCATAGTTGCTTTTGTATGCGCTGTTTCAGTAGGAGCGGTGCTGGCTAAATTCCCGATATTTTTTCAAATTTTTACTGTTATATGCGCTGTTTATCTTTTATATCTGAGCTATAAAATGTTTCTTGGAAGTAAATTTAATCTTGATGAAAAAGCAAAAAATATAAGCTCTAAAGCTCTGTTTTGGCAAGGGTTTATGAGTTCAGTGTCAAATCCAAAAGCGTGGGCGTTTCTTACTGCTTTATTTCCACTTTTTGTAGATAGCATTTCGCCTTTTGGACTAAGGCTATATATGATGATACTAGTTTTGATGCTTATAGAGATAACTAGTTTTAATATCTACGCTCTTGGTGGAGTCGCGTTTAAAAAACTGCTTAAAACAAAAGCTTATCTGATAGAAAAAGTAAGTGCAGTCTTGATAGCTATCATAGCGATTATGATGATAATCGAGCGATTTTAA